The Gammaproteobacteria bacterium DNA window TGACCCCTATGCTTTTTGAAGCAAGCGACTTGACCCCTATGCCTCTTGACCCCTATGCCTCTATGCCTCCTTTATGAAGCAAGCGACTTGACCCCTATGCTCTTATGCTCTGACCCCTATGCTCTTTTCACGAAAATAAAGAGCAGTTCCCCGCAAGAGCCCAAATTTGAGAATAGGTGCAATTGCCTAGTCGTTTGATTTCCGAATTGACCACCACCGCATTGTCACGACTCCATATCCGTGTAAAGCGGACCCATGGAAACAGTATGAAATAAAGAGGGCTCTACAGTACTAAATATTAGCATTTCCTGATATAATAGTCGGCTTTTGTTTGTACTTCGGGGAAGTGGATGTTCAAATTAGGTTGCGCAAGCCGGGTGTGTGTGAAAAACGAACTTTTGTCGGGGCTGACGGTGGCATTGGCATTGGTGCCGGAAGCGGTGGCGTTTGCCTTTGTGGCAGGGGTGGAGCCGCTGGTTGGTTTGTATGCTGCCTTTATGGTGGGGTTGCTGGCTGCCTTGTTCGGTGGGCGTCCGGGTATGATTTCCGGGGCTACCGGTGCCATGGCCGTGGTGATGGTTGCTTTGGTGGCAGAACACGGAGTGCAGTATTTGTTTGCCGCAGTGGTTTTGACCGGTTTATTGCAAATGTCCGCTGGAGCACTGCGCCTGGGTAAGTTCATCCGTATCGTACCGTATCCGGTGATGCTGGGTTTCGTTAATGGCCTGGCTATTGTTATTTTTCTGTCCCAGTTACAACATTTTCAAAGTGCTGATGGCAGTTGGTTGAGTGGGTCGTCGTTAGCCATATTTTCAGGGTTAGTGCTATTAACAATGGCCATCATACATTGGCTGCCAAAGCTGACCACGGCAGTACCGGCGGCACTGGCCGCCATTGTGGTTGTCACCATAACAGTTATCGGTTTTGATATCCCTACCAACACGGTAGGTGATTTGGCTCGCATTGAAGGAGGGTTTCCCAGCTTCAATATTCCCGATGTGCCCTTTAATTTAGATACCCTGATGATCATTTTACCGTATTCCGTGATTTTGGCGGCTGTGGGTTTAATCGAATCGCTACTGACACTGACATTAATTGATGATGTCACCAATACCCGCGGTCGCGGAAACCGCGAATGCATGGGGCAGGGTATTGCCAACACGGTTACCGGTTTTTTTGGCGGCATGGGCGGTTGCGCCATGATTGGTCAGAGTATGATTAATGTTAACTCCGGTGGTCGTCAGCGCTTATCAGGCGTCTCAGCCGCGCTATTCTTGTTGTGCTTTATTTTGTTTGCGTCGGCTTTAATCGAAATTATTCCCATGGCTGCCTTAGTGGGGGTGATGTTTATTGTGGTGATTGCCACTTTTGAATGGTCCAGCTTGCGTATTTTTAAGAAAATTCCCCGTACCGACGCTTTTGTTCTGGTCCTGGTATCAGCGGTGACCGTGTTTACCGATCTGGCCGTGGCGGTGGTAGTTGGGGTGATTGTGTCGGCTTTAGCTTTTGCGTGGGAGCACGCCAAACACATCAATGTTAAGGGCTATGATGACGCAAAAGGTACTCGGGTCTACGAATTGAATGGTCCCTTGTTTTTCGGTTCTGTGAAAAGTTTTATGGAGCTGTTTAATCCCGAAAATGACCCGAAAGATGTAGTTATCGATTTCAGCAATTCGCGCGTGGCTGACCACTCTGCCATTGAAGCCATAGATAATCTGGCGGAAAAATACCTACAAGCCGGGAAATCGCTGCATTTAAAACATCTAAGTCCAGAGTGTCGTCTATTATTGAGGAAAGCGGGTGATCTCGTGGAGGTTAATGTGATGGAAGATCCGCGTTACTTTGTGGTAAACGATCAATTGGCCTAAGTTATTCCTCAATACTTTATGGATATAGAGAGCGTTAAAAACCCAGCGTCGGGGTCATTATGATATCGTACAATTCACATTTTTGAGTTTTACGGTTCGGCCCAGATGTGTCAAAGGTAAAGGCGGGAAACTGTTTAGGCACAGGAACTATCGATATATCCATAGCATTCATAAGCATTATGATGCGTTACGATATTGACTCTGTTTTTGCAAGGTTTATCCACTGGAATTAGCACGGAGAAAGTTACCGTTCGTCGGATAAATCCATCCTATTAATACTCGGCTACATATTCTATATTGTGACAGCCTGTCACTTTATGATACAAAACCAAAGCACATAAAACACAATAACTTACTGTTTTTATCAAGTTTTACTTCTTCGATTATTCCACTCGAAATTAGTTTAAACAAGATTCGGTAGTATCAGAGAGGAATACTAATGTATTTAAGTTCCGCAGTCCGACTTCTATTCATATTCTTATTCGCCTTGCTAAGCGCATGTGGAGGCGGTGGTGGTGGAGCCGGGCCTGGTTTGGCGCCTGCGCCTGAAATGGCTTTAACGGTATATAAAAACACACCTTTAAATATCAGTATATCGGCCGCATACGGGATGTATTGGTATGAGGGTGGGCAAAACAGCTACCAATTTACAATTGAATCCCAACCCGCTTCGGGAACCTTGGTTCTGGATGAAAATATGGGTATGTGGGTTTACACCCCGCAAACTGACTTTGTTGGTCAAGATAGTTTTATCTATCGAGTATCTTTTAATATGAAAGGATACACTTACCGTGAGCAGACCCATAAAGTAAATCTCGATGTTTTAGACCAGCAACCGGTGACTATAGCCTCATTAAATTTGTCTAATCAAGGATTACTCAGTTGTATACAAAACAACGACTACCAGGCGGTCAATGCGAACGAAGTATTCTTCCTTTCCTATTGCGACGAATTAATGGATCTCAGTGGAATCGAACATTTAGCAAATCTGGTCAGCATGGAGTTGAGTTATCCAGAGGTAGCTGATTACTCAGTTCTCCATCAGCTAAACAATCTTTCCCACATACGGGTGGACTGGGCAGATTACAGAAGCTTGGTAGCTATTCCAGGTTTGCGCAGTCTCCGATATTTGGAATTGTATGATATTGAGAACGGAGACGGTTCTTCCTCCAATTTGCTGGAAGGCATGGGTAATCTTGAAATTCTTGAGATAAACTACATGCCGGGACTGGCTTTGTCTCATATATCATCTCTTAAGAAATTGGAACACCTGG harbors:
- a CDS encoding SulP family inorganic anion transporter encodes the protein MFKLGCASRVCVKNELLSGLTVALALVPEAVAFAFVAGVEPLVGLYAAFMVGLLAALFGGRPGMISGATGAMAVVMVALVAEHGVQYLFAAVVLTGLLQMSAGALRLGKFIRIVPYPVMLGFVNGLAIVIFLSQLQHFQSADGSWLSGSSLAIFSGLVLLTMAIIHWLPKLTTAVPAALAAIVVVTITVIGFDIPTNTVGDLARIEGGFPSFNIPDVPFNLDTLMIILPYSVILAAVGLIESLLTLTLIDDVTNTRGRGNRECMGQGIANTVTGFFGGMGGCAMIGQSMINVNSGGRQRLSGVSAALFLLCFILFASALIEIIPMAALVGVMFIVVIATFEWSSLRIFKKIPRTDAFVLVLVSAVTVFTDLAVAVVVGVIVSALAFAWEHAKHINVKGYDDAKGTRVYELNGPLFFGSVKSFMELFNPENDPKDVVIDFSNSRVADHSAIEAIDNLAEKYLQAGKSLHLKHLSPECRLLLRKAGDLVEVNVMEDPRYFVVNDQLA